The Porphyromonadaceae bacterium W3.11 DNA window CCTTGCCGAAGTTTCTCCCATTGTTCTTTGAACCATTCGCCAATCGGTTGCCTGTTTATGGTCAGTACCAGTTTACTGTCATTGGTCGGATTCTTTTCCACTTTGAAAATATCATTCCTGATGTCAAACTTCCGTCTGTGCTCTTCGGAATAAATCCTGCCATTGCACCTGATAGCCTCTTTCTTCGTCAGAAGGCTCTCTATCATTTCTTTGGTGAAGCCGATGGCAGTGCATAGCTTTTCCATTCTCAACATTTCTTTGAGCATCGGGAACCATTTGAACGCCTTTTCAAGAATAGCATTCAGTCGTGATATTTCCTTGTCTTTGGCTTCAAGCTCCAGATTGTGTATTCCTTGCAGATTACGTATCTGCTTGCCGTGCTGTTCCTGCATGTGCCGCATTTGGGCTTTCAGGTCATCAATTCCCTTATCCCGTTTGGCTATTTCCTGATGCAATTCTTCATTGGATAGTTCCAGTTTCTTCATTTTTCCACTGCCGAAAAGAGAACCCACTCCGCTCACTATGACCGTAGCGGCATCGGTGGCTGCGCCTTTGAGCTTGTCCGTGCGTATCTCCGATTTCACCTGACGGAGTTTCTGTTCGGCAAGGTTTATCTGTTCTTCTTTGTGCCGCTTTGCTGCATCCATGCGTTGCAGTTCGGCTTTCTGCTTCTCAATGATGAAGTCGTTCCGTTCCAAATGTTTTTTGCCTGTTACAGCCTTTGACTGCCCACGCTCCATCAGCAGGATATCAGATGCCAAGTTTTGCATTTCGGTCATATCCTCATCATTGAGTTTGCGGCTCTTGCCTGTATCGTGGTTCATCCAGTCAAATACGATATGGGCATGGTAATTCGGTTTGAACCACCTTTCGCCTACTTGGAAACTCTCCATGTCCTCCGGTGCGGGCTGACCGTTCAGCCAATGCCCCTCGTCTTTGTGGAGGAAGATTTGGAGCGGTGTAATGCCCCATCGCCTTTGGCACTCTTCGCCAAACCTACGCACATCCTCCAGCGTGGTGTCCTGTCTGATTAGCAATACACCCTCACGGATGGGAGAACATCCCGCCACCTTGATAATCTTGCCATTCTTCCCTTTGCGCTCACGCTCCTTTTCCTGCATGACACGGCCTGTCTTTTCTTTGACCATGCGTTTGATGTTCTCATAGTGCGTCTGCAATTCGGGACTGCCGAAATCCGGATTTATCCATTGTTCGTTATCAGCCGTAAGTTCGGACACGATGTAGATTCTGGACTTGCCGATGTTGCGCATATACTCGGCAGTCCTCCGGTTATGAGCCTCGCTTGATGCCACGTTGCAAGGCTTGATATGTATGCTTGATTTTGTTGCCATCTTTTCAATTTTTGATTCGGTAATTACTAATTTTGTTTGCTGCTTTCCGCTCATAACCGCATGGGGTTCTTAGGGGTGCAACCCATAAGCGGAGTTTCCAAAGAGAGGGTCACTCTTTGGTCGGGGTTCTCAGGGGTGAAACGCCCTGAGTGGGTCATTAGGGCAAAGCCCTAATCCCCTCGGGAGAGCCCACAACTACGCAAGCGAAGCGTGTAGTTATAGTGGGCTATAACCGGAAGCCTTTCGGTTTCTTGGATAGCGTGTCATTCTTCTTTCTGACGGATTGCATTTGCTCATCAGCCATGCGCTTCTGCAAATACTCGTTCAGGTCTTTGCATCCGCAGTAGATTTGTGAAGCGTCCCGTATATGCCGGGTGCTGTCGTATTCCTTGCGGATTTGCCGCAAGGCTTCCATTCCTGCACGGTCATTGTCAAAAAAGCAGTGGATGCGCTCATAGCTCCCCAACGGGTAGAGTGCCTTGGAAACATTGGCGACAGAGTTCAGCACCATGTAATCCTGCCTGTCGAAATCGGGGCATTGCGGACAGCTTTCGAGCCGCAGGGTCAGAAATGAGAGATAGTCCATAAATCCCTCAAAAACGTAACAGGTGTCCTTCGGTTCTCCTTGCTGCCGTATGTGGGTGATGTCTTTCGGCGCGATACAGCCCTTGAAATATCGGTTGCGTATCTCATAGCCGCCCAATATGTTCGGAAACGCAACGGCGAAGTACCGCTTGCCGTTGTGCGTAAACCGTGCCTCCCTGCATTCTCTTTTCGCCAGTGCCGGATTGATACCCCTTTCCTGCAAATAAGCGAGCAAGGCAGGGGAAGAAAGCGGCACGATTTCCAACTGCTGGAAACTTGGCTCCGTAAAGGACTGCTTGCGAAAAGAGAAAGAGACGGGGCGCACGTGCGGTGCCTGTTCCTCTATGCGTTTCAGAAGGTACGGCACACTGTCCGTTGCATAGAGGCGCGAAGCCAGTGCGATGATGTTGCCGCCCTTGCCGAGTGCAAAATCATACCATTGGTTCCGCTCGGTGTTCACCTTGAACGATGCTTCGGTTTCCTCCCTGAACGGCGATTTGTACCAGAGATTGGTGCCCTGCTGCTTTACCGGGCTATATCCCAAGCTGTGAAGATACTCTTCCAGCCTGATTTGTTTTGCTGTCTGTATATCCATAAATGATTGTCTTTATCGGTTATCGTTTGTTTTTCTTTTCGCCAGTACCTTTTCATATAGGTTACTGGCTGTATAACCACTTCACTTTATTGTCGTATATATAGAATACGGCTTAAAGTGAAGCGGTTTGATGCTACCCTGCAACCACTTCGCTTTATCCTAATATATAGACCCCAAGAATAAAGTGAAGTGATTGCGATGATTGGGCTAATAGTGGAAATCCGGTTCGTACCTGTACTTCCTGCCGTTTTCCTGTACTATCATCCGCTTGCTCTTTAACACTGTGATGAGTTTGACCAGCTTGTTGTCGCTCAACGGAACGCCTACCAAGGCATACGATTCTTTCAGTGCTTTGCCCAGTTCCTTATACCCGTACTCGTCCTGCAACGAGAATGCGGCTTCCAGTGCTATCCGGTGCTGCTGCTCGGAAATGTCCTTGTAGGCATCAAACTTCCCGCCTTGGGGTCTGCCGGGTGTTTTGGCTTCTGTCTGGTAGTCCTCCATCAGTTCGGGCAATGCCCTTTCGTTTATGCGGAAGGCAAACGGCTCGAAGTCCATCGCACGGATGTGCATGGCGGAAACCTTGCTTATGTCCCCGTTGCTCTTGTCCTTTTCAACGAGCAGCACGGTTTCAGCCTTGTTGTTCAGCTCCGTGCCGATATGTCCCCTTGCGTTCTCATCCCCCTTGTTCTGATGGAGTATCGTGTGGATATGTATCTGCCTGTCGTCCGTCCATTGCATCAGCTTTGATATGATGCGTGTCGATTCACTGGGGCTGTTGATGTCATATACCATGTCACGGATTCCGTCTATTATCACCAGACCAAGGTTCGGCGTATGGTAGATTGCCTGTTCGACAATCCTTATGCGCTGCTCCGGCGTGTATTTCCGCAAGGCAAGGAACTCAAGGTTTTCGTTGTCCCTGTCATCGGGCAGTCCTGCCATGCGCATGATGCGTTCCATCACATTCAGGCAGTGGTGGGGGCTTTGCTCCGTATCCACGTAAAGCACTTTCCGCTTGGCTTCGGGAAGTTCAGCCGCATACCTGAGCACCGTTCCGTTCTTCAATGCCGCAGCCACGATAGCCGACACATTGAATGTCTTCTTGCTTTTGGCTTTGCCGATGGATGCGCTGAAATTTCCCAACGTGCCGATAACGGAACCTTTCACACTGAGGATTTCAGGGGCTTTTTCGTATTTTCCCGACAGGCTCAGGCGTGAGGCTTGCCAGAGGATTACCGCCTGTTCGTCCGATATTTCCCGGATGTCTTTCATATAGTCCATAGCGATTCCTCCCGTTACTTGCGTCCGCCTGTTTTCTTCCCTGCCAGCTCAAGGGCAAGTTCCGCGTCCACGATAATCTTGCGCCCTATCTGGGTGATGGCCTTGTCTATCTTTCCGCTTTTCTTTATACGGTTGGCGGTAGGCAGGCTGCACCCGAACAACTTGGCGATACCGAGTATTCCGTACACATACTTCCTGCCTGTGTCCGTTACGGGCTGCGGCTGCGCTTCCGGCTGACCGGATGCGTGCCTGCTTAACATGATGAACTCTTCGCCTGTCATCTGCCAGACGGGTTTGGATAATAATTCTTGGATATTTGTCATAGTCCAATCTAATTAGTCGTTAAACAATCAGCCCTGCGCACTGGCTGTTATTTCTGTTCTCGAACGATGCAAAATTAGATATGGATACGGGTGGTAAGGATGGGGATGATATAATCCGAATGCCAATGTATCTTATTGAATATCAGAAAATAAAAATACCACTCAAAAATTAATTTGAGTGGTAAAAGTGGAACTTTCGTAAAGAATCAGGATATATCACGGATTATCTGAATATATGTTCCATTTCCTTGGCAAAATTCTGGTTGCTGTCACTGGGGAAATCAGAAACGGGCTCCTTGTACTTGGACTTGTAGTAGCTGTCATCAATATCCAGCAGTTTCAGTATCCCGGCTTTCCATTTGTCCTTGTCCTGTTTGGAGAGTTTTTCGCTCATGAGGAATATCAGATAACATACACGTATCTTCTCTCTCGGTTTAATTCTCAACTTGCAGTTGCAGGGGTGCAAGTTCATATTGGCATAAAAATCCGGTGCGGAAATTTCATCGAACTGTTCTCCAACACATACCTCATGAATGAGCGAAAGCAATTTCATGCTGAAATACTCTTGTTGTTCATCCGCCGTTTCCTGCTGACTGATTGGCTTGCTCGGCTCGTCCTGTCGTTTCCCGTCAGGAATGTATTTCTTCAATATATCCAGAAAAAGGCAACTTTGACGGTACATGTCCTCACAACGGTTCTTCATATATTGGAATGCCTCTTTCCTTGCTGCCTTTTGCTGGTCATAGAGTTCATTCAGTTTGGCTCTTTCCTTGTCATATTCAGCCTTGCAGCGTTCATATTCTTTTTCAGCCTGTTTTTCCTCTTCGGCAGTATGTTCCCTGTAGCCAATGGAATCATACCTGTTGTTGGCTTCATTCAGCGGCTTGCTTAGGCTCCTTGTTACATCCTGTTGGGCTTCAATTTCAAGGGAATACCTTTCCATGTGTTGATAGCAAGCACGCTCTACGGCACTATCACTTATTGGGTGTGTTTCATAAGCCTGTATGCTCTTTTCTATTTCGGTTTTCAGGCTGTTGAGTATCAAGGTGTATTGTTCTTTTTGCCTGTCAAGCACCAGTTCAAGGATGGCGGCTTCAAAAGATTTTGTGTCACTATACTGCTGACAGAAATCCGAAATGAATTTCTGCCTGACAAAAGAGAAAGAATGATTGTCTATGTAATCTCTGTATATTCTGTTGAGCTCTCCATATAGGGGAATCATCGTCTGTATCTTTCCTGCCATATGATTTAATTTAATACCCTCTGAACTTATGTAGTTCAGTACTTAATTCTTCGTTATTTTTAATGAACTCTAACAGAATTTCTTTAGTTATTACATATTGATTGTTTTTCTTATCTTTAGTTGCAAGTTTTTGTTCATCATCCTTATCTGTTATTTGGAAACTATGTATTATCCTATTTCTTTGAGTTACCAGTTGGTTAAATAAAGTCGCAATCTTAGAACCGGCTTTATTTGTTATTGTATCTGAAATAGGCTTCGATAGATTTCCTGATGTTCTGTCCATTAAATCATACCAATTATAATTAGCTCCGTCATCCTCTCTTAGGATATTCTCTATGATAAATGCATTATTGGAATTAAAAACACATAATGCACTGCCTAATAACTCCCTATATTCTTTGGATGGCAGGGATTGTCTTGTATAATCTTCGTACATAAGTAATATATTTAGAGTTGGTTAAACTTGTTCATCGCATTAGCTTTAATATCATCAGCTATGTCAATGTAAGGTTTCATGGCTTTATAATCACTATGTCCCGTCCATTTCATGACTACCTGAGCCGGAATTCCGAGAGCCAAGGCATTACAGATGAAAGTCCTTCTTCCGGCGTGAGTACTTAACAGTGCGTATTTGGGTGCCACTTCATCTATACGCTCATTTCCTTTATAATATGTTTCCCTTACAGGCTCGTTGATTTCGGCAAGCTCGCCCAACTCTTTTAGATAATCATTCATTTTCTGATTGCTGATGACTGGCAATGCCATGTTGTTCTCAAAGTGAATGTCCTTGTATTTTTCAAGTATGGCTTTGCTGTATTTATTTAGTTCAATGTTCAGGCTGTCTGCCGTTTTGACGGTAGTAACTTCTATGTGGTCGGATTTAACATCACTTCGCTTCAAGTTACGAACATCTGAATACCTTAGACTTGTGAAACAACAGAACAGGAAAACATCTCTGACACGTTCCAGATATTGTTTGTCTTTGGGTATCTGATAGTCTTTCAGTCTATTCAATTCGTCCCATGTCAGAAAGATTATCTTCTTTGAGGTGGTTTTCAATTTCGGCTTGAATGTATCGAATGCAATGTTTTGATTATATCCTTTCTTGAAACTCCATCGCAGGAACCATTTGAGGAATCCCATCTGTTTACCGATGGTACTGTTTCTCATGTCTTTCTTGTCACGCAAGAAGTTTACATACTCGTTTAGTCCGAACTCATCGAAATACTCAAAAGTCACATCTTCTTTGAACTCTTTCAGGTGATTTTTTACGGCTGAAAATTTTTCGTATGTGGATTCTGTCCAGTTGTTCTGATTACCACATTCCTTAACAAACTCATCAAATATCTCCCAAAAACTTATTTTAGTATCTTCCTGTTGCTCCTCGCTGCCATTTTTCATTCGCAGATTGAATGCTTCTTTCAACTGTTGGGTGGTCGGCATGGTTTCCTGTACCTCAAATTCTTTGAACACGTTTTGAATTTCGGCATAGTATCTTAGTAAATCCGCATTGATTTCGGATGCGCTTTGCTTCAATTTATTGGTACATCCGTTTTTTACACGCTGCTTGTCCGCATCCCACTTGGCTGCATCAATGCGGTAGCCTGTTGTAAACTCGATGCGGTGGCTTGCGTATATAACACGCATACGGATGGGTACGTTATCCACGATTGGAACGCCATTCTTTTTGCGGCTTTCAGGTGCAAAAATGATGTTTCGTTTGATGTTCATGACTGGGTGTATTTGA harbors:
- a CDS encoding mobilization protein — translated: MATKSSIHIKPCNVASSEAHNRRTAEYMRNIGKSRIYIVSELTADNEQWINPDFGSPELQTHYENIKRMVKEKTGRVMQEKERERKGKNGKIIKVAGCSPIREGVLLIRQDTTLEDVRRFGEECQRRWGITPLQIFLHKDEGHWLNGQPAPEDMESFQVGERWFKPNYHAHIVFDWMNHDTGKSRKLNDEDMTEMQNLASDILLMERGQSKAVTGKKHLERNDFIIEKQKAELQRMDAAKRHKEEQINLAEQKLRQVKSEIRTDKLKGAATDAATVIVSGVGSLFGSGKMKKLELSNEELHQEIAKRDKGIDDLKAQMRHMQEQHGKQIRNLQGIHNLELEAKDKEISRLNAILEKAFKWFPMLKEMLRMEKLCTAIGFTKEMIESLLTKKEAIRCNGRIYSEEHRRKFDIRNDIFKVEKNPTNDSKLVLTINRQPIGEWFKEQWEKLRQGLRKTEEPRKSRGFKL
- a CDS encoding toprim domain-containing protein — translated: MDIQTAKQIRLEEYLHSLGYSPVKQQGTNLWYKSPFREETEASFKVNTERNQWYDFALGKGGNIIALASRLYATDSVPYLLKRIEEQAPHVRPVSFSFRKQSFTEPSFQQLEIVPLSSPALLAYLQERGINPALAKRECREARFTHNGKRYFAVAFPNILGGYEIRNRYFKGCIAPKDITHIRQQGEPKDTCYVFEGFMDYLSFLTLRLESCPQCPDFDRQDYMVLNSVANVSKALYPLGSYERIHCFFDNDRAGMEALRQIRKEYDSTRHIRDASQIYCGCKDLNEYLQKRMADEQMQSVRKKNDTLSKKPKGFRL
- a CDS encoding AAA family ATPase; this encodes MDYMKDIREISDEQAVILWQASRLSLSGKYEKAPEILSVKGSVIGTLGNFSASIGKAKSKKTFNVSAIVAAALKNGTVLRYAAELPEAKRKVLYVDTEQSPHHCLNVMERIMRMAGLPDDRDNENLEFLALRKYTPEQRIRIVEQAIYHTPNLGLVIIDGIRDMVYDINSPSESTRIISKLMQWTDDRQIHIHTILHQNKGDENARGHIGTELNNKAETVLLVEKDKSNGDISKVSAMHIRAMDFEPFAFRINERALPELMEDYQTEAKTPGRPQGGKFDAYKDISEQQHRIALEAAFSLQDEYGYKELGKALKESYALVGVPLSDNKLVKLITVLKSKRMIVQENGRKYRYEPDFHY
- a CDS encoding DUF3853 family protein; amino-acid sequence: MTNIQELLSKPVWQMTGEEFIMLSRHASGQPEAQPQPVTDTGRKYVYGILGIAKLFGCSLPTANRIKKSGKIDKAITQIGRKIIVDAELALELAGKKTGGRK
- a CDS encoding selenium binding protein: MYEDYTRQSLPSKEYRELLGSALCVFNSNNAFIIENILREDDGANYNWYDLMDRTSGNLSKPISDTITNKAGSKIATLFNQLVTQRNRIIHSFQITDKDDEQKLATKDKKNNQYVITKEILLEFIKNNEELSTELHKFRGY
- a CDS encoding phage integrase SAM-like domain-containing protein, whose translation is MNIKRNIIFAPESRKKNGVPIVDNVPIRMRVIYASHRIEFTTGYRIDAAKWDADKQRVKNGCTNKLKQSASEINADLLRYYAEIQNVFKEFEVQETMPTTQQLKEAFNLRMKNGSEEQQEDTKISFWEIFDEFVKECGNQNNWTESTYEKFSAVKNHLKEFKEDVTFEYFDEFGLNEYVNFLRDKKDMRNSTIGKQMGFLKWFLRWSFKKGYNQNIAFDTFKPKLKTTSKKIIFLTWDELNRLKDYQIPKDKQYLERVRDVFLFCCFTSLRYSDVRNLKRSDVKSDHIEVTTVKTADSLNIELNKYSKAILEKYKDIHFENNMALPVISNQKMNDYLKELGELAEINEPVRETYYKGNERIDEVAPKYALLSTHAGRRTFICNALALGIPAQVVMKWTGHSDYKAMKPYIDIADDIKANAMNKFNQL